The window GTACTCTGTCACGGTTATTTTTCTGGTTATTGCGGTTGTTTTTCTGATTATTGTTTCGGTTCTGGTTGTTTTTACCCCGCGAACGCTCGTCTAAACGGGTTAAACTATCCTGACCAACTACATTTTCATAATCGAAAGATTTTTCTACCACTACCGGAGCTGCAATCTGAACAGCGTCTTCTTTCAGGTTCGGCGCTTTTTTGCCGGCCTTGTTCATAGCCATGATTTCTTTTACACGAGTAGCTTTAACCGGAATCCAGTTTTCATCGCCCTGGTAACTAAACCACATTATTTTTTTAAAAATATCGGTTTTCTGATGGCGGGCATAACCTGCTTCAGTATCTAAATTCTCAATTCTATCCGGAATATCTTTTAAGGCATCTAAATAGGTATCGAGCTCGTAGTTTAAACAACATTTTAACTTACCACACTGGCCGGCAAGCTTTAAGGTATTAAGCGAAAGGTTTTGGTAACGTGCCGCAGCGGTAGAAACCGTTTTAAAATTGGTTAACCAGGTAGAGCAGCAAAGTTCGCGGCCACAAGAACCTATCCCACCTAAACGGCCAGCTTCCTGGCGCATTCCAATCTGGCGCATTTCGATACGGATACGGAAACTTTCGGCCATTTTCTTAATTAGCTCACGAAAATCCACACGGCCATCGGCAGTATAAAAAAACGTTGCCTTGGTTTTATCAGCCTGATAGTCTACATCGCTAATTTTCATTTGCAAACGAAGATCTAACGCCAGTTTACGGGCTTTGTGCATGGTTTCCCATTCCATTCCCTTTGCGGCATTCCATTTTTCTACATCTGCTTCGGTAGCCTTACGGTAAATTTTCTTAACTACCTGATCGATTGAAGTTTTGCGCCGCTTCATCTGTATGCGTACGAGTTCGCCGGTAAGCGAAACATGCCCTACATCGAAACCTCCGGTTGGTCCTTCAACGGCAACCAGTTCGCCAATTTCAAGGTAAATATTATCGCTGTTTAAGAAAAATTCTTTACGAGAGCCTTTAAATTTGATTTCGGTAACCTGAAAAGGTTTATAATTAGCAGGCATATCCAAATTAGATAGCCAATCGTGTACTTCCATTGTTTGGCAACCACCGGTGCCGCATGAGCCATTACTCTTGCATCCATTAGGGGTGCAACCACCACCTGTTGAACAACTTCCACATCCCATATTAATTGTATATATATTGAGTCCCCGCGGGAGCGTTTTAAACTTGATAATTTTTACCAGTTGTAAAGATACATCTAAAAACAGAATTTTAGGGTTTGCATTTCTTTCAATGTGGTAATGTGCCTTTTCCAATTCGCCAATTATAGCCTCGGCCATAGGCAAGGTAAGTACGTGCATACTTAATTTTTTTGCCGTTTCGAAGGTTAAGGGAGGTAATTTCACCAGTTCTTCGGCCCCACTTAAAATTAAACAACACTCGCGTAAATAATTTACCCCGTACTTTAAAAAATTCTTTTGGTTTTCGCGGCCCCATTTGGCTGCCTCATCTGTAAAGTTAATCAGATCAGGCACTTTATTACCAAAACCCATTCTTAACCAGGCGGTAAATGTACCCGAGCTATCGTTCTGCGTATCGGCTGCCAGTGCCTTGGCCTCAATTAAATTCCCATCGGCCAAAAAAGAATAATCAGTAGCCTGATGTTCGGTTAAACCGCTGGTATTTAGCAAATATCCGGTAACTTCTTCTGAGGTAAGTTTGGGTATTTTAACGATCTGTGTTCTCGATAAAATGGTTGTTAAAATCTGGTCCTGACTTTGGGCAATCAGAATGAAAAGCGTATTTGCAGGTGGTTCTTCAATCAGTTTTAACAAAGCATTGCCTGCTTTATCCAGATACTCGGGCAACCACATAATTAGAACTTTAGTTTCGGCCTCAAAAGCTTTAAAACTCAGTTTTTTAATAATATCGTGGCATTCGGCAATGTTAATGTTGGCTTGTTTATTGGCGGCATCCAGTTTGGAACGCCAGATATCCATATCAAAATAAGGATCGCCTAAAACCATGTTTCGCCATTCATCCAATACATCAACAGCAGTTTTTACACTGGCCGAGGCAAAGAAGGGATAAGAAAAATGAAGATCGGGGTGAATTAACCGCTCGTATTTTCTACAACTCGAGCATTCGCCGCAACTATCGTTTTCTCTTTTATCCAAACAATTGATGTATTGCGCATAGGCAATTGCCAGTGGCACAGCGCCAGAACCCGCAGGTGACAAAAAAAGCTGCGCATGGCTAATGCGGTTTTCCTTAACCGTTTGCACCAATTGTTGCTTTACTCTTTCCTGTCCTATGATTTCTTTAAACTGCATTTGGTGCAAAATAAGAAATAGATATGAGATTCTTACATTAGTAGGCTTCATCTTCTTTTACCGCCATTCTTTTTTAGATTGTAAAGACATTCAAATCTGCTGTTGTAACAATATCAGTTCAACATTGGCGAAAAGTGTTTTTTGCATATTTTCAAAACCGCTTTCAAATTTAATTTTAGATTAATTTCTTATCTGTTAGCAGATTATCCTATTTGTTAGGACAGATTAATATATTTACCCAACTAACGATAAACTAAATGACTTTCTCTAAATACATACTGCTGCTCGGCCTGAGCATTTATTCCGTTTTCGGCTATGGCCAGGGTAAGACCGTTAAAATTATTGTGCTTAACCAAAAAGGGCAGGGTATAGAAAATGCCACCGTGCAACTTCTTGCCGCACCGAACCAAGCTTTAGTTAAGGCAGCAATAACCGATAAGAACGGCATTGCTAATTTTACCGAGCCAGCAGCCGGAGCATATGTTTTTAGCGCAAGTGCAATTGGGCATAGCATACAAAAAACTGTTTCGCTTTTATCGCCCTTTACCAATAAAAACATCACCATCAACTTACCGGCGGCCGAAAAAAGCCTGGGCGATGTAATCGTGCAGGGTAAAAAGCAGTTTATACAGCATGTTCAGGGAAAAACCATAGTAAATGTCGATGCCGCTGTTACCAACACAGGCACAACAGTGTTGGAAGTATTGGAGAAATCGCCGGGCGTTATTGTAGATAAAAACGGAGGGGTTAGCCTGCAAGGCAAAGCAGGCGTACTGGTACTGATTGACGATAAGCAAACCTTTTTATCGGGAACTGAGCTGAGCAATTTACTGGGAAGCATGAGTTCTTCACAGGTAAACCAGATCGAACTGATTACCAACCCTCAGCAAAATATGATGCCAGTGGAAACGCCGGAATTATTAACATTAAAACCAAAAAGAACAGACAGGAAGGCTTTAACGGCTCCATAATTACCGCTTTCGGACAAGGAAAATACTATAAAAACAACAATAGTTTATTGCTTAATTACCGCAAAGGCCGCATCAATACCTTTGCCAATTACGGTGTTAACTTAAGTAAGAACTTTACCGATATTTATGCCTATCGTCAATATTTTGGGACAAATGTTTCGGTTAGCCCATTTTTAGATCAGTCCTCTTCTTTCCAGTCAAAAAACAGTGGCCATTTGTTAAAAACAGGGCTCGATTACTATGTTTCTGATAAAACAACCATTGGCTTAACCTTAACGGGCAATTTAGGCAAACGCAATGGCCGGAGTGAGGCTATCGCCACCTGGAAAGGTAATTCGGGCAATATAGACTCAGCCATCGGCACTTACAGCACAACCAATTTCAAACTCAAAAACGGCGCTGTTAATGTAAATTTAAGACAGATTTTAAGCAAAACACAAGATCTTGCCATTGATTTAGATGCCTTAAAATATGATATAACTAACGATCAGGTTTTCACCAATAAATTACTGGCTGCCGGCGGATACGTTAAGGGCTCGGTGGCGCAGATCCCATCAACCCTGAAAATATTATCGGCAAAAGCCGATTACACTATCCGTTTCGGCAAAAACCATAAGCTCGAATCGGGTTTTAAATCATCCAGCATCAGTACCGATAACATTGCTGCCTATCAGCTTTTTAATGGGAGCAACCTTTCGGAAGACCTAAACAAAAGCAATCATTTTTTATACAAAGAAGATATCAATGCGCTGTACAGCAGTTTTGAAAGTAAGTTTGGAAAATTTAATGCACAGACTGGCATACGCTACGAAAACACCCATTACGATGCCAACCAACTGGGCAACAGCATTCGCAGGGATTCTGCATTTTCTAAAAATTACAGCAACCTTTTCCCATCGGGCTATATCAGTTATGCAGCAGATACTGCCAACACTTTTAGCTTAACTGCAGGCCGCAGGATCGATCGGCCGGCC is drawn from Pedobacter sp. HDW13 and contains these coding sequences:
- a CDS encoding carboxypeptidase-like regulatory domain-containing protein translates to MTFSKYILLLGLSIYSVFGYGQGKTVKIIVLNQKGQGIENATVQLLAAPNQALVKAAITDKNGIANFTEPAAGAYVFSASAIGHSIQKTVSLLSPFTNKNITINLPAAEKSLGDVIVQGKKQFIQHVQGKTIVNVDAAVTNTGTTVLEVLEKSPGVIVDKNGGVSLQGKAGVLVLIDDKQTFLSGTELSNLLGSMSSSQVNQIELITNPQQNMMPVETPELLTLKPKRTDRKALTAP
- a CDS encoding outer membrane beta-barrel family protein, whose amino-acid sequence is MLNYRKGRINTFANYGVNLSKNFTDIYAYRQYFGTNVSVSPFLDQSSSFQSKNSGHLLKTGLDYYVSDKTTIGLTLTGNLGKRNGRSEAIATWKGNSGNIDSAIGTYSTTNFKLKNGAVNVNLRQILSKTQDLAIDLDALKYDITNDQVFTNKLLAAGGYVKGSVAQIPSTLKILSAKADYTIRFGKNHKLESGFKSSSISTDNIAAYQLFNGSNLSEDLNKSNHFLYKEDINALYSSFESKFGKFNAQTGIRYENTHYDANQLGNSIRRDSAFSKNYSNLFPSGYISYAADTANTFSLTAGRRIDRPAYQKLNPFVFIINKYTYQRGNPFFLPQYSWNLELTHQFKQLLTTTLSYSVIKNYFSQLFLSEGTDILVYTEGNVGRMHNLGLSVSLQVSPFSWWSLNAQSTFNYKQLKGYQNVNYASSVNQLQSSINNQFTINKGLSAEISGFYITRARNDLQELLYPTGQLSAGLSQSLFKGKGSLKLSARDIFYTQAMEGLTDFPAASEYFILTRDSRVVNLAFTYRFGKPLKASKRSAGGAADEINRAGT
- the ricT gene encoding regulatory iron-sulfur-containing complex subunit RicT; its protein translation is MQFKEIIGQERVKQQLVQTVKENRISHAQLFLSPAGSGAVPLAIAYAQYINCLDKRENDSCGECSSCRKYERLIHPDLHFSYPFFASASVKTAVDVLDEWRNMVLGDPYFDMDIWRSKLDAANKQANINIAECHDIIKKLSFKAFEAETKVLIMWLPEYLDKAGNALLKLIEEPPANTLFILIAQSQDQILTTILSRTQIVKIPKLTSEEVTGYLLNTSGLTEHQATDYSFLADGNLIEAKALAADTQNDSSGTFTAWLRMGFGNKVPDLINFTDEAAKWGRENQKNFLKYGVNYLRECCLILSGAEELVKLPPLTFETAKKLSMHVLTLPMAEAIIGELEKAHYHIERNANPKILFLDVSLQLVKIIKFKTLPRGLNIYTINMGCGSCSTGGGCTPNGCKSNGSCGTGGCQTMEVHDWLSNLDMPANYKPFQVTEIKFKGSRKEFFLNSDNIYLEIGELVAVEGPTGGFDVGHVSLTGELVRIQMKRRKTSIDQVVKKIYRKATEADVEKWNAAKGMEWETMHKARKLALDLRLQMKISDVDYQADKTKATFFYTADGRVDFRELIKKMAESFRIRIEMRQIGMRQEAGRLGGIGSCGRELCCSTWLTNFKTVSTAAARYQNLSLNTLKLAGQCGKLKCCLNYELDTYLDALKDIPDRIENLDTEAGYARHQKTDIFKKIMWFSYQGDENWIPVKATRVKEIMAMNKAGKKAPNLKEDAVQIAAPVVVEKSFDYENVVGQDSLTRLDERSRGKNNQNRNNNQKNNRNNQKNNRDRVPAGEKNAQPNSKPQPQQGGQKSQQGGKPQQNQKQQQNAGPKGQQQAVPKPAHVNGPKPQSNKPKQPQQPQGQKPVVKAEGSAVQGEKTEQSKNKSRNNRRKNNNRRNNNNGSENKPAAE